From the Syngnathoides biaculeatus isolate LvHL_M chromosome 10, ASM1980259v1, whole genome shotgun sequence genome, one window contains:
- the drd5a gene encoding D(1B) dopamine receptor, with product MEKPAKYLSSVQGTGPAPVPLGEMMSNGTGSEATGEGERDSLVLRAVTGCLLFVLILWTLLGNILVCSAVLRSRHLRTKVTNVFIVSLALSDLFVAVLVMPWKAVAEVAGYWPFGTFCNVWVAFDIMCSTASILNLCIISVDRYWAISSPFRYERKMTQRVAFVMISITWTLSVLISFIPVQLNWHKASGDDAVGTSNSSASRHMEDNCDSSLSREYAISSSLISFYIPVAIMIVTYTRIYRIAQIQIRRIASLERAAEHAQSCRTNRIECQHHNTLKTSIKRETKVFKTLSVIMGVFVCCWLPFFILNCMVPFCDKPPTDHDAGLPCVSETTFDVFVWFGWTNSSLNPIIYAFNAEFRKAFASLLGCRYFCSNTPVETVNISNELVSYNEDTLIHKEIANAYVNMIPNVVECEETFDRLSQLTVNNENATDSVCDLEDCEAVISLDSMSPFTPNGLH from the coding sequence ATGGAGAAGCCAGCGAAGTATCTGTCGTCGGTGCAGGGGACCGGCCCCGCGCCGGTGCCTCTCGGGGAGATGATGTCGAACGGCACCGGGTCGGAAGCGACGGGCGAAGGCGAAAGGGACAGCTTGGTTTTACGCGCCGTGACAGGCTGCTTGCTCTTCGTCCTCATCCTGTGGACCCTGCTGGGGAACATATTGGTGTGCTCGGCCGTACTGCGCTCGCGCCATCTGCGGACAAAAGTGACCAACGTCTTTATAGTGTCCCTGGCTCTGTCGGATCTGTTCGTAGCCGTGCTGGTGATGCCTTGGAAGGCCGTGGCGGAGGTGGCGGGGTACTGGCCGTTTGGCACTTTTTGTAACGTCTGGGTGGCTTTTGACATTATGTGCTCAACTGCCTCCATCCTTAACCTTTGCATCATCAGCGTGGACAGATACTGGGCTATCTCCAGTCCTTTTCGCTACGAGAGGAAAATGACTCAGAGAGTTGCTTTTGTCATGATTAGCATCACTTGGACGTTGTCAGTGCTCATTTCATTCATACCGGTCCAGCTCAACTGGCACAAAGCCAGCGGGGACGACGCGGTCGGGACAAGCAACTCCTCTGCGAGTCGCCACATGGAAGATAACTGTGACTCCAGCCTGAGCCGAGAGTACGCTATCTCCTCGTCATTGATTAGTTTCTACATCCCTGTGGCAATTATGATAGTGACTTACACTCGAATATACCGGATCGCGCAAATCCAAATCAGGAGAATCGCTTCTCTAGAGAGAGCTGCGGAacacgcgcaaagttgcaggaCGAACAGAATAGAGTGCCAACACCACAACACTTTAAAGACGTCCATCAAGCGGGAAACCAAAGTGTTCAAAACCCTCTCTGTGATTATGGGTGTCTTTGTGTGTTGCTGGTTGCCCTTCTTCATCCTGAACTGCATGGTTCCCTTCTGCGACAAGCCGCCCACAGACCATGACGCGGGCCTGCCGTGCGTCAGCGAGACCACCTTCGACGTTTTCGTGTGGTTCGGCTGGACCAATTCTTCCTTGAACCCCATAATTTACGCATTCAATGCCGAGTTTAGGAAAGCCTTCGCCAGCTTGCTGGGCTGTCGATACTTCTGCTCCAACACGCCTGTAGAAACGGTTAACATCAGCAACGAACTGGTGTCCTACAACGAAGACACGTTGATCCACAAGGAGATCGCCAACGCCTACGTAAACATGATCCCCAATGTAGTGGAATGTGAGGAGACTTTTGACAGGCTGTCGCAGCTGACAGTCAACAATGAGAACGCCACCGACTCTGTGTGTGACTTGGAGGACTGCGAAGCTGTTATCAGTCTCGACAGCATGTCGCCATTCACACCCAATGGATTACATTAA